Proteins co-encoded in one Halorussus vallis genomic window:
- a CDS encoding Rrf2 family transcriptional regulator — MSTIELTPSQKTILTALVNLHRESEDAVKGEDIADEVDRNPGTIRNQMQSLKALQLVEGVPGPKGGYKPTATAFEALDVQEMESAAEVPLFHNGEEVEEANVEEVDLTSVHHPELCRAEIHLRGSVRDFHDGDSVRVGPTPLSKLVIDGTLDGKDDTSNILVLKIDSMEAPAEEPEH; from the coding sequence ATGTCGACCATCGAACTCACACCGAGCCAGAAAACGATTCTCACCGCGCTCGTAAATCTCCACCGGGAGTCCGAGGACGCGGTCAAGGGCGAGGACATCGCCGACGAAGTCGACCGCAACCCCGGCACCATCCGCAACCAGATGCAGAGCCTAAAGGCGCTGCAGTTGGTCGAGGGCGTCCCCGGCCCGAAGGGCGGCTACAAGCCGACCGCCACGGCATTCGAGGCGCTCGACGTCCAGGAGATGGAGAGCGCCGCCGAGGTCCCGCTGTTCCACAACGGCGAGGAGGTCGAGGAGGCCAACGTCGAGGAGGTCGACCTCACGAGCGTCCACCACCCCGAACTCTGCCGGGCGGAGATCCACCTCCGCGGGTCGGTCCGCGACTTCCACGACGGCGACTCGGTCCGCGTCGGCCCCACGCCGCTGTCGAAACTCGTCATCGACGGGACCCTCGACGGTAAGGACGACACCAGCAACATCCTCGTCCTGAAGATTGACTCGATGGAAGCGCCGGCCGAAGAGCCCGAACACTGA
- a CDS encoding NAD(P)/FAD-dependent oxidoreductase, whose amino-acid sequence MTENVVVLGAGYAGAGAIQQLEDELDGRDAELTWISENSYHLVLHESHRVIRDPSVQDKITIPVGDIASPSTEFVQGRVERVDTDERTVELDDSESVDYDYLLVAIGSQTAYYGIPGMEENALTLKSLDDALEIHERVKEAASTASRNDPAKVVIGGAGLSGIQSAGEVAEFRDKHRAPIDVYLVEALDEIMPGQDSELQGTVRRYLEEADVEILTDDPITEADEDTIHFDEGDPLDYDVFVWTGGITGQDAMDDCGLDNEHNRVTCESNFRTSDDRVFAIGDSAIVDQGDNPAPPTAQAAWQAAEVVGENIARAMNDQPLKTWTYQDKGTLISIGETAVAHDVDAVPVRTFNSYPAKFLKKMVAARWIADLTSWPRALKAWDVL is encoded by the coding sequence ATGACGGAGAACGTCGTCGTGCTCGGTGCGGGGTACGCCGGTGCTGGCGCGATTCAGCAACTCGAAGACGAACTGGACGGTCGCGACGCGGAACTGACCTGGATTTCCGAGAACAGCTACCACTTGGTTCTCCACGAGTCCCACCGCGTCATCCGCGACCCCAGCGTGCAGGACAAGATCACGATTCCGGTCGGCGACATCGCCTCCCCGTCGACGGAGTTCGTGCAGGGGCGCGTCGAGCGCGTCGACACTGACGAGCGGACCGTCGAACTCGACGACAGCGAGTCGGTCGACTACGACTACCTCCTCGTGGCCATCGGGAGCCAGACCGCCTATTACGGCATCCCCGGGATGGAGGAGAACGCCCTGACGCTGAAGAGCCTCGACGACGCGCTCGAAATCCACGAGCGGGTCAAGGAGGCGGCGAGCACGGCCTCGCGCAACGACCCCGCGAAGGTCGTCATCGGCGGCGCGGGCCTGTCGGGCATCCAGAGCGCGGGCGAGGTCGCGGAGTTCCGCGACAAGCACCGCGCGCCCATCGACGTCTACCTCGTGGAGGCGCTCGACGAGATCATGCCCGGCCAGGACTCGGAACTTCAGGGCACCGTCCGGCGCTACCTCGAGGAGGCCGACGTCGAGATTCTGACCGACGACCCCATCACGGAGGCCGACGAGGACACCATCCACTTCGACGAGGGCGACCCGCTCGACTACGACGTGTTCGTCTGGACCGGCGGCATCACCGGCCAGGACGCGATGGACGACTGCGGCCTCGACAACGAGCACAACCGCGTAACCTGCGAGTCGAACTTCCGGACCAGCGACGACCGCGTGTTCGCCATCGGAGACTCGGCCATCGTCGACCAGGGCGACAACCCCGCGCCGCCGACCGCCCAGGCCGCCTGGCAGGCCGCGGAGGTCGTCGGCGAGAACATTGCCCGCGCGATGAACGACCAGCCGCTGAAGACCTGGACCTACCAGGACAAGGGGACGCTCATCTCCATCGGGGAAACCGCGGTGGCCCACGACGTCGACGCCGTGCCGGTCCGGACGTTCAACTCCTACCCCGCGAAGTTCCTGAAGAAGATGGTCGCCGCGCGCTGGATCGCCGACCTCACCTCGTGGCCGCGCGCGCTGAAGGCCTGGGACGTGCTGTAG